Proteins encoded together in one uncultured Sphaerochaeta sp. window:
- a CDS encoding branched-chain amino acid aminotransferase, whose translation MEKKNIDWASLGFTYIETDKRYVSRFKDGKWDDGAMVDDANVSISESAGVLQYSQTCFEGLKAYTTVDGRVVTFRPDLNAERMYETAERLLMPPFPIERFIDALDQLVKANLAYVPPYGTGATLYVRPFLFGSGPVIGVAPAPEYTFRMFSTPVGPYFKGGVRPLRLQVSSYDRAAPRGTGHIKAGLNYAMSLYPGYTAKKNGFDENMYLDAATHTFIEETGGANFIFITKDNKVVTPKSDTILPSITRRSLMHVAKEYLHLETEEREVPLSELSEFVEGGLCGTAAVISPIGSVTTESGVITMPSGMEKMGPITQKLYDTLTGIQMGRIEAPEGWIHTIA comes from the coding sequence ATGGAAAAGAAGAACATTGATTGGGCCAGTCTCGGATTCACGTATATCGAGACAGACAAACGGTATGTTTCCCGTTTTAAGGATGGGAAATGGGACGATGGAGCAATGGTTGATGATGCCAATGTAAGCATCAGTGAGTCTGCAGGTGTTCTGCAGTATTCCCAAACCTGCTTTGAGGGTTTGAAAGCATATACCACTGTAGATGGTCGAGTTGTCACCTTCCGTCCTGACCTCAATGCCGAGCGTATGTATGAGACGGCAGAGCGTCTTCTCATGCCTCCCTTCCCAATAGAGCGGTTCATCGATGCCCTCGACCAGTTGGTCAAGGCAAACCTTGCCTACGTGCCACCTTATGGTACGGGTGCCACTCTCTACGTCAGACCATTTTTGTTTGGTAGCGGTCCTGTTATTGGGGTTGCTCCGGCTCCTGAATATACCTTCAGGATGTTCAGTACTCCAGTCGGTCCCTATTTCAAGGGTGGTGTGAGGCCATTGAGATTGCAGGTGAGCAGTTATGACCGTGCTGCACCGAGAGGTACGGGACATATTAAGGCAGGATTGAACTATGCCATGAGTCTGTATCCCGGTTATACCGCGAAAAAGAATGGGTTTGATGAGAACATGTATCTTGATGCGGCAACCCATACGTTCATTGAAGAGACTGGTGGGGCAAACTTCATCTTCATTACCAAGGATAACAAGGTGGTAACTCCCAAGAGTGATACCATTCTTCCTTCCATCACCAGAAGATCACTTATGCATGTAGCAAAAGAGTATCTACATCTGGAGACAGAAGAGCGTGAGGTACCGCTGAGTGAGCTTTCTGAGTTCGTGGAAGGAGGTTTATGCGGTACTGCTGCTGTTATCTCTCCCATTGGATCCGTTACCACAGAAAGTGGGGTTATCACCATGCCAAGTGGGATGGAGAAGATGGGACCGATTACCCAGAAACTCTATGATACCCTTACCGGAATACAGATGGGGAGAATAGAAGCACCAGAAGGGTGGATCCATACCATCGCCTGA
- a CDS encoding sugar phosphate isomerase/epimerase, with protein MKRLVTLASGQFGDMALDALCALAKEMGYEGIELATHAHFDVQKALHEPGYIKDVKNTLDTYGLQCQAISAHLTGQCVCDVWDERLDGFAPSHLAGNPEGIRSWAIEEMKDTARAAKALGVSVVNGFTGSPIWARWYSYPQTSNEMIEKGYEKVYDLWTPIFDVFDECGVRFALEVHPTEIAFDWYTTERLFELFGWRETLGLNFDPSHLLWQGVDEVGFVRDFAKRIYHVHMKDVKINHRNPRGGILGSFLPFGDTRRSWDFVSVGHGDVDFDGIIRELNIAGYSGPLSVEWEDSGMDRVFGATESCAYVKNINFSASSVAFDAALKTE; from the coding sequence ATGAAACGTTTGGTAACCTTGGCTTCAGGCCAGTTTGGAGATATGGCTCTCGATGCACTGTGTGCACTTGCGAAGGAGATGGGCTATGAAGGGATTGAGCTCGCCACTCATGCGCACTTTGATGTTCAGAAGGCACTTCATGAACCCGGATATATTAAGGATGTGAAAAATACACTTGATACGTATGGGCTGCAGTGTCAAGCAATCAGTGCACATCTGACCGGTCAGTGTGTGTGTGATGTCTGGGATGAACGGCTTGATGGATTTGCCCCCTCCCATCTTGCAGGGAATCCTGAAGGGATTCGTTCCTGGGCAATTGAGGAGATGAAGGATACTGCTCGCGCTGCAAAGGCTCTAGGCGTGTCAGTGGTGAATGGCTTTACTGGATCACCCATCTGGGCTCGATGGTATTCTTATCCACAGACCAGCAACGAAATGATTGAGAAGGGGTATGAGAAGGTCTATGATCTTTGGACACCAATTTTTGATGTATTTGATGAGTGTGGTGTTCGGTTCGCGCTGGAAGTTCATCCCACCGAGATTGCTTTCGACTGGTACACCACCGAACGTCTCTTTGAACTCTTTGGATGGAGAGAGACCCTGGGACTGAATTTCGACCCCAGTCACTTGCTCTGGCAGGGAGTGGATGAAGTAGGGTTCGTGCGGGATTTTGCAAAACGTATTTATCATGTACATATGAAGGATGTGAAGATAAATCACAGAAATCCACGTGGGGGGATTCTTGGTTCCTTTCTTCCCTTTGGAGACACCCGAAGAAGCTGGGATTTTGTGTCAGTAGGTCATGGAGATGTAGATTTTGATGGAATAATTCGGGAGTTGAACATTGCAGGATATTCTGGTCCGCTCTCCGTTGAGTGGGAAGATTCTGGTATGGACCGGGTATTTGGTGCAACAGAGAGTTGTGCCTACGTGAAAAACATTAACTTCAGTGCTTCTTCTGTCGCCTTTGATGCAGCATTGAAAACAGAATAA
- a CDS encoding Gfo/Idh/MocA family oxidoreductase, which produces MQIGIIGAGGMAAYHAKGFSLAGADVVGIADPNEQRSEAFAALHGIAATYRTMKEMKTQHPDLDAVSIVTPNKFHAPLTIEALQMGLHVYCEKPPARNASEMQAMYDAAKRSGKLLMFGFNNRLRPESKAMASYIRQGEVGTINSAQATWIRRAGIPGFGGWFTDKELSGGGPVIDLLHMIDLALYFMGYPEPKCVLASTFHDFMGNASFKGPWGIADGKGKMDVETACHAMVTFKSGQCLTIRNSWAEMNEREVVSVTFQGTKAGGKVERLFGIDGVDETSVDSAVLYTEEYGRQVNRNIITEKDETMGRISNAMNFVQCLEDGIEPVNTPEEALILMRITDAIYKSSETGSSVMV; this is translated from the coding sequence ATGCAAATCGGTATAATTGGTGCTGGAGGTATGGCTGCGTATCATGCAAAGGGTTTTTCCCTAGCTGGGGCAGACGTTGTAGGGATCGCTGATCCTAATGAACAACGCTCAGAGGCGTTCGCTGCTCTGCACGGTATCGCGGCAACCTATCGGACAATGAAAGAGATGAAAACGCAGCATCCGGACCTAGATGCAGTGTCCATCGTTACTCCCAATAAATTCCATGCTCCATTGACGATCGAAGCACTCCAGATGGGCTTGCACGTATATTGCGAAAAGCCTCCTGCAAGAAATGCTTCAGAGATGCAGGCAATGTATGACGCCGCGAAGCGTTCAGGAAAACTACTCATGTTTGGGTTTAACAATCGTCTGCGGCCAGAGAGCAAAGCAATGGCTTCCTATATCAGGCAGGGAGAGGTAGGCACAATCAATTCAGCCCAGGCTACATGGATACGAAGAGCAGGAATTCCTGGTTTTGGTGGTTGGTTTACGGACAAGGAACTCTCAGGAGGAGGTCCTGTCATCGACCTGCTGCACATGATTGATCTTGCGCTCTATTTCATGGGGTATCCTGAACCCAAATGTGTATTGGCATCGACATTCCATGATTTCATGGGAAACGCATCTTTCAAGGGTCCTTGGGGCATCGCCGATGGGAAGGGCAAGATGGATGTGGAAACAGCTTGCCACGCGATGGTGACTTTCAAGAGTGGTCAGTGCTTGACCATTCGTAACTCCTGGGCCGAAATGAATGAGCGGGAAGTGGTAAGCGTTACATTCCAGGGAACAAAAGCAGGTGGGAAGGTTGAGCGCCTCTTCGGGATTGACGGGGTGGACGAAACCAGCGTTGATTCTGCAGTCTTGTATACAGAGGAATATGGCAGGCAGGTGAACCGGAACATCATCACCGAAAAAGATGAGACGATGGGTCGAATTTCCAATGCGATGAATTTTGTGCAATGCCTGGAGGATGGCATTGAGCCGGTCAACACCCCAGAAGAGGCTCTGATACTGATGCGTATCACTGATGCAATCTACAAGAGCAGTGAAACCGGTTCAAGTGTAATGGTATAG
- a CDS encoding ABC transporter permease yields the protein MKGVTLSREQVRETWRNITGNYSHWLSFVLLLLVAIMVSPSFLTWNNITNQFVQGSIVGICAMGMSLIISAGMIDLSVGSSVALISGFGVLVLNSTKSITLTLLFCLGAGVIVGLINGLLVTKGKIAPFIVTLATMSAWRSVINQMGQGGPFTVDNSMYASFRNIAAGRFLGIPHLMLFLIGITLLTGFIMSKTKFGTYIYAVGSNQQAARLSGINVNRVKTLIFTYAGTLYGLAAFLLASRLTSIQAASAGMGYEMDAIAAVAIGGTSMDGGKGKIIGTFLGVLMLRIINTVLIMANVPPFLNGLVTGVIIIVAVLAQSNKKGK from the coding sequence GTGAAAGGTGTAACACTGTCTAGGGAGCAGGTGCGGGAAACTTGGAGAAATATTACTGGCAACTACAGCCATTGGCTGAGTTTTGTGTTGTTGCTTCTGGTGGCAATTATGGTGAGTCCTTCTTTCCTGACATGGAACAACATCACCAATCAGTTTGTACAGGGTTCCATTGTAGGTATATGTGCAATGGGAATGAGCTTGATCATCTCGGCAGGTATGATTGACCTGTCAGTAGGATCCTCGGTTGCATTGATCAGCGGTTTTGGTGTATTGGTGCTCAACTCAACCAAATCGATCACCCTGACTCTTTTGTTCTGTCTCGGTGCTGGGGTCATTGTTGGTCTCATCAATGGATTGTTGGTTACGAAGGGCAAAATTGCCCCTTTCATTGTTACCCTGGCTACGATGAGTGCATGGAGGTCTGTGATCAATCAGATGGGCCAAGGAGGTCCGTTTACTGTCGACAATTCGATGTATGCTTCATTCAGGAATATCGCAGCAGGAAGATTTCTTGGTATTCCTCATTTGATGCTTTTCCTGATCGGTATAACGTTGCTCACCGGTTTTATCATGTCCAAGACTAAGTTTGGTACCTATATCTACGCGGTAGGATCAAATCAACAGGCTGCTCGTCTGAGTGGTATCAATGTGAATCGTGTAAAGACCTTGATATTCACCTACGCAGGAACGCTCTATGGCTTGGCTGCCTTTCTACTTGCTAGCAGATTGACCTCAATTCAAGCAGCAAGTGCGGGAATGGGTTATGAGATGGATGCGATTGCTGCCGTTGCAATAGGTGGTACCAGCATGGACGGTGGAAAAGGGAAAATCATCGGGACATTCCTTGGTGTACTGATGTTGAGAATCATCAATACCGTGTTGATCATGGCCAATGTTCCTCCGTTCCTCAATGGATTGGTAACGGGTGTCATCATCATCGTGGCGGTATTGGCACAGAGCAACAAGAAAGGCAAATAA
- a CDS encoding sugar ABC transporter ATP-binding protein, with product MKHISKSFGAVQAVKDVSFSVGKGEIHGLLGENGAGKTTLMNILAGTFPPDIGTIEIDGNVVESMTPRKAMELRIRFIHQELNLCNDLTVFQNMFLGYEYSKPGLRVDKKKELEHAQKVLDSMNSGIKADLLVADLDTAQKQMVEIARALLFSSELIIMDEPTTALNNREIEKLFTIMRALKDEGVSFIYISHKMPEIFSICDTYTVLRDGSFIKTGAIKDIDEHQATELLIGKSFIQAHIKDAIPATISDDVVLNAKNLSGKSFFDISFSVRRGEILVITGLQGSGTDELATALFGATSLDHGSVDGPNGTLDMKDIKKVMQSGIGMIPRNRKERGILPDLTIRYNNSLAYFVAKHSHLLVNTKEESDRFKRSQKQMGIKVGSDLDPITSLSGGNQQKVILSRWLQLDADLYIMDNPTQGIDVGAKFSIYKIIAELAAQGKGVIVFTSEYPEIHQLSDRCMVLYKGRCSAVLEREDISEVGIMEYSTGTRREALK from the coding sequence ATGAAGCATATATCCAAATCATTCGGAGCTGTACAAGCTGTGAAGGATGTCTCATTCTCGGTAGGGAAGGGGGAGATTCACGGGTTGCTCGGTGAAAATGGTGCTGGAAAGACTACGTTGATGAACATCCTGGCAGGTACCTTTCCTCCGGATATCGGGACGATAGAGATTGATGGGAATGTGGTAGAATCCATGACCCCACGAAAAGCAATGGAGCTGAGAATTCGGTTCATCCATCAGGAATTGAATCTCTGTAACGATCTTACGGTATTCCAGAATATGTTCCTTGGATACGAATATAGCAAGCCTGGCCTGCGGGTAGACAAGAAAAAGGAACTTGAGCACGCTCAAAAGGTCCTTGACTCCATGAACAGCGGCATCAAAGCTGATTTGCTCGTCGCAGATCTTGATACTGCCCAGAAGCAGATGGTCGAAATTGCTCGTGCACTGTTGTTTTCCAGTGAATTGATTATCATGGACGAGCCAACTACCGCATTGAATAACCGTGAAATCGAGAAGCTGTTTACCATCATGAGGGCACTCAAGGATGAAGGGGTCTCCTTCATCTATATTTCCCACAAGATGCCGGAGATATTCAGCATCTGTGATACATACACGGTGCTGCGTGACGGATCATTCATTAAAACCGGCGCCATTAAGGATATTGATGAACATCAGGCTACTGAATTATTGATCGGCAAGAGTTTCATACAGGCACATATCAAGGACGCCATCCCGGCAACCATAAGCGATGATGTGGTGCTGAATGCGAAAAATCTATCTGGAAAGAGTTTTTTTGATATCTCCTTTTCTGTGCGTCGGGGAGAGATCCTGGTAATCACTGGGTTGCAAGGATCTGGTACCGATGAATTGGCAACGGCACTTTTTGGTGCCACAAGCTTGGATCATGGTAGTGTTGATGGCCCAAATGGCACACTCGATATGAAGGATATCAAGAAGGTTATGCAAAGTGGGATCGGTATGATCCCCAGAAATCGGAAAGAGCGGGGAATCCTTCCCGATCTCACGATTCGCTACAACAACTCCTTGGCGTATTTTGTAGCAAAGCATTCCCATTTGCTCGTCAATACAAAGGAAGAGTCGGATCGCTTCAAGCGAAGCCAGAAACAGATGGGTATCAAGGTGGGCAGTGACCTTGACCCGATTACCAGTCTCTCTGGTGGAAACCAGCAGAAAGTCATTCTCAGCAGGTGGTTGCAGCTCGATGCAGACCTGTACATCATGGACAATCCGACACAAGGCATAGATGTCGGTGCAAAATTTTCTATTTACAAGATCATTGCAGAATTGGCAGCGCAGGGCAAAGGGGTGATCGTATTTACCAGTGAATATCCTGAGATACATCAGCTTTCTGACAGGTGTATGGTCTTGTATAAAGGTCGTTGCAGTGCCGTGCTGGAACGTGAAGATATCAGTGAAGTGGGGATTATGGAATATTCAACAGGAACAAGAAGGGAGGCACTCAAGTGA
- a CDS encoding substrate-binding domain-containing protein has protein sequence MKKILVLLLVLLVTTGMVFAQGAKEGEKKQLMGVVTPSADHGFTAESIQHSEAQVKALSAEYGFDYRFMTAAESSEQSNAVETILGMNPDVIVLWPVNGDELRSVAQTVMDAGVPLIVYDRFIQGLTPDAEISGDNVAIGEGAGRYFNEYFKEDLAKGQVNYLEFKGDSSSVPMERTNGFLSTASPKFNLVQSFVTNWSQQTAMEQMENFLNTKSKAEIESIKAIWTHDDEIVFGIVEALKNYHGNADINIRLINGVSAGEGFMKLFENSGLEGIDFMTYTFSPSMVRDAIDLGLKVLQGESLEKTYKVPTEMIDKSNYKKYMESDLYKVRYSL, from the coding sequence ATGAAAAAGATTCTAGTTTTGCTTCTGGTGTTGTTGGTTACCACCGGCATGGTTTTCGCCCAAGGTGCCAAGGAAGGGGAAAAAAAGCAACTAATGGGAGTTGTAACTCCAAGTGCTGACCATGGATTCACCGCAGAGTCTATCCAGCATAGTGAGGCACAGGTTAAAGCTCTCTCTGCAGAGTACGGGTTTGATTATCGCTTCATGACAGCAGCTGAGAGCAGTGAACAGAGTAATGCTGTAGAGACTATTCTCGGTATGAACCCTGATGTCATCGTCCTCTGGCCAGTTAATGGTGATGAACTGAGAAGTGTTGCCCAGACTGTCATGGATGCAGGTGTTCCCTTGATCGTGTATGACCGCTTCATCCAAGGACTTACCCCTGATGCTGAAATCAGTGGTGATAATGTTGCTATCGGAGAAGGTGCTGGTCGCTATTTCAATGAATATTTCAAGGAAGATCTGGCAAAGGGCCAGGTGAATTACCTCGAGTTCAAGGGAGATAGTTCCTCAGTTCCCATGGAGAGAACCAATGGATTCCTTTCGACGGCCAGTCCAAAGTTCAATCTTGTACAGTCCTTTGTAACCAATTGGAGTCAGCAGACTGCCATGGAACAGATGGAAAACTTCCTCAATACCAAGAGCAAGGCAGAAATTGAATCCATCAAGGCAATCTGGACCCATGATGATGAAATAGTTTTCGGTATCGTCGAGGCACTGAAGAACTATCATGGAAATGCAGATATCAACATCCGTCTGATCAATGGTGTCTCTGCTGGCGAGGGCTTCATGAAACTGTTCGAGAATTCTGGTCTTGAGGGTATCGACTTCATGACCTACACCTTCTCACCCTCGATGGTCCGTGATGCAATCGACCTTGGTTTGAAGGTATTGCAAGGCGAATCTCTTGAGAAGACCTACAAGGTGCCCACTGAGATGATCGATAAGTCAAACTACAAGAAGTACATGGAAAGCGACTTGTACAAGGTCCGCTATAGCCTGTAA